One Mycobacteroides salmoniphilum DNA segment encodes these proteins:
- a CDS encoding UDP-glucose dehydrogenase family protein, with translation MRCTVFGTGYLGATHAACMAELGHEVLGVDIDPGKVAKLSGGDIPFYEPGLRKILQSNIAAGRLRFTTSYAEAAEFADVHFLGVGTPQKKGEYGADLCYVHAVIDTLVPLLSRTAVIIGKSTVPVGTARELGQRAAGFAAEGVDVEVAWNPEFLREGFAVKDTLHPDRIVLGVQQNSDRAEKLVRELYRPILDEEVPFLVTDLETAELVKVSANAFLATKISFINAISEVCEAVGADVTTLADALGYDPRIGRRFLNAGLGFGGGCLPKDIRAFMARAGELGASHALTFLREVDSINMRRRTRMVELATKACGGSLLGANIAVLGAAFKPESDDVRDSPALNVAGLLQLNGAAVNVYDPKALDNSRRLFPTLNYATSVLEAADRADAVLLLTEWQEFVDYDPAELAKVVRTKVIVDGRNCLDAAKWVNAGWRVFCLGKRVEELPQAS, from the coding sequence ATGAGATGCACCGTTTTCGGAACCGGATACCTCGGCGCCACCCATGCGGCCTGCATGGCCGAGCTTGGCCACGAGGTGCTCGGGGTCGACATTGACCCAGGCAAGGTCGCCAAGCTCTCGGGCGGCGACATCCCGTTCTATGAGCCCGGCCTGCGAAAGATCTTGCAGAGCAACATCGCAGCCGGCCGGCTGCGCTTCACCACGAGCTATGCCGAGGCGGCCGAATTCGCCGATGTGCACTTTCTGGGCGTCGGTACGCCGCAGAAGAAGGGTGAGTACGGCGCGGACCTGTGCTACGTCCACGCGGTGATCGATACCCTCGTGCCGCTGCTTTCACGGACGGCGGTCATCATCGGCAAGTCGACCGTTCCGGTGGGTACCGCACGCGAACTGGGCCAGCGGGCAGCAGGATTCGCGGCCGAGGGGGTTGATGTCGAGGTGGCTTGGAACCCCGAGTTCCTGCGCGAAGGCTTCGCCGTCAAGGACACCCTGCACCCGGACCGCATCGTGCTGGGTGTGCAGCAGAATTCGGACCGTGCCGAGAAGCTGGTCCGCGAACTGTACAGGCCGATCCTCGACGAGGAGGTTCCCTTCCTGGTCACCGATCTGGAAACCGCCGAGTTGGTCAAGGTTTCGGCCAATGCCTTCCTGGCGACCAAGATCTCCTTCATCAATGCCATCTCCGAGGTGTGCGAGGCCGTGGGCGCCGATGTGACCACATTGGCGGACGCGCTCGGATACGACCCGCGTATCGGCCGGCGATTCCTCAACGCGGGCTTGGGTTTCGGCGGAGGATGCCTGCCCAAGGACATCCGGGCCTTCATGGCCCGCGCGGGCGAGCTGGGCGCCAGCCATGCCCTGACCTTCCTGCGCGAGGTCGACAGCATCAACATGCGCCGCCGCACCCGGATGGTGGAGCTCGCCACGAAGGCCTGCGGTGGATCGCTGCTCGGCGCCAACATCGCGGTGCTGGGTGCGGCGTTCAAGCCGGAGTCCGATGATGTACGCGACTCGCCGGCACTCAATGTCGCCGGTCTGCTGCAGCTCAACGGCGCGGCAGTCAATGTGTACGACCCCAAGGCTCTGGACAATTCGCGCCGGCTGTTCCCGACGCTGAACTACGCCACTTCGGTGCTGGAGGCCGCCGACCGTGCCGATGCGGTGCTGCTGCTGACCGAATGGCAGGAGTTCGTCGACTACGACCCCGCTGAGCTCGCCAAGGTGGTGCGCACCAAAGTCATTGTGGACGGTCGCAATTGCCTGGATGCCGCCAAATGGGTCAACGCCGGATGGCGCGTGTTCTGCCTGGGCAAGCGTGTGGAAGAGTTGCCGCAGGCTTCCTGA
- a CDS encoding DUF7159 family protein, with product MDVVLGVSMTPTTARLVLVEGAGADGRIVDTDTIIVSDGEGSASEQVLSAIVGTRDGMLDGGHHLVSTGVVWSDHADAAELRDSLASRGIDGVGFFSALHAGGALAKAASNVTGYDKSALLVIEPENATLAVVDSADGSIVGLASEPLITGVTPGVLASLVNPLKGHENAPDGVFLLGLGTDVSDLTDPLGEAISLPVNSPEQPELALARGAALASAQEPDFEASTALLGQAYSLEGPTGTGFAHPGAVTEGASEAGEAQTDLREYEDFDDQPAERKPFLLVGAPLLLVFGICSIALAVSLTVTVRSTVDQGPSSPDRAVVQNPVQNALPPEAPKQPPAAPVVEAPAPAAPAPVQQVVVAPAPQHNPAPAAAKPAAPAPVQPAPQAPAPEAPPPPAAPAPEEPAPVAPPPAIVPVPIPLFPPVWEQPRRQENPWWPDRNRPTYTPPVQTQQPPIISIPGLPPIGGGDSDSGSHSGSRGGSGRGGWGDDGNSRGGSDGGSRGGWGDDGNSRGGSDGGSRGGWGDSGSSRGGSDGGSRGGWGDSGGSRGGWGGNSGSHGGGSSGSGGGSNSGFPWPFGGH from the coding sequence GTGGACGTCGTACTTGGTGTCTCTATGACACCGACGACTGCCCGGCTGGTACTGGTCGAGGGCGCGGGTGCGGACGGCAGGATCGTTGACACCGACACCATCATCGTGTCCGACGGCGAAGGCTCCGCCTCCGAACAAGTGCTTTCCGCCATCGTGGGCACCCGGGACGGCATGCTCGACGGCGGCCATCATCTGGTGTCCACCGGCGTGGTGTGGAGCGATCACGCCGATGCCGCCGAGCTACGCGACTCCCTGGCCAGCCGCGGGATCGACGGTGTCGGATTCTTCTCCGCACTGCATGCCGGCGGTGCGCTGGCCAAGGCGGCCAGCAATGTCACCGGGTACGACAAATCGGCACTGCTGGTCATCGAGCCGGAGAACGCGACGCTCGCGGTGGTGGACTCCGCCGACGGCTCGATCGTCGGTCTGGCCAGTGAGCCGCTCATCACCGGAGTTACCCCCGGGGTGTTGGCAAGCCTGGTGAATCCGCTCAAGGGTCACGAGAACGCACCCGACGGGGTGTTCTTGCTGGGCCTGGGTACCGATGTCTCCGATCTCACCGATCCGCTGGGCGAGGCGATCTCGCTACCGGTGAATTCCCCGGAGCAGCCCGAGCTGGCGCTGGCCCGTGGTGCCGCGCTGGCGTCGGCGCAGGAACCGGATTTCGAGGCCAGCACCGCGCTGCTGGGGCAGGCCTACTCGCTCGAAGGGCCCACCGGAACGGGCTTCGCGCATCCCGGAGCGGTCACCGAGGGTGCCAGCGAGGCGGGGGAAGCGCAGACCGACCTGCGCGAGTACGAGGACTTTGATGACCAACCCGCCGAACGCAAACCGTTCCTCCTGGTGGGTGCGCCGCTGCTGTTGGTATTCGGCATCTGTTCGATAGCGCTTGCCGTCTCGCTGACAGTGACGGTGCGCTCCACGGTGGACCAGGGGCCGTCCTCACCGGACCGCGCCGTCGTGCAGAACCCGGTGCAGAACGCCCTGCCGCCCGAGGCCCCCAAGCAACCCCCAGCGGCACCCGTGGTGGAGGCGCCCGCGCCTGCCGCACCCGCTCCGGTGCAGCAGGTGGTGGTGGCTCCGGCGCCGCAGCACAACCCCGCGCCGGCGGCCGCCAAGCCCGCGGCCCCCGCACCTGTTCAGCCCGCGCCGCAGGCACCCGCACCGGAGGCACCTCCGCCGCCCGCCGCGCCCGCTCCGGAGGAGCCCGCGCCCGTCGCGCCGCCGCCCGCCATCGTGCCGGTGCCGATTCCGTTGTTCCCGCCGGTGTGGGAGCAGCCGCGGCGCCAGGAGAATCCGTGGTGGCCGGACCGCAACCGTCCGACGTACACGCCTCCGGTCCAGACTCAGCAGCCGCCGATTATCTCGATTCCGGGCCTGCCGCCGATCGGGGGTGGCGACTCCGACAGCGGTTCCCACAGCGGATCGCGTGGCGGTTCGGGTCGCGGTGGTTGGGGCGACGACGGAAATTCGCGTGGTGGCTCGGACGGTGGCTCTCGCGGTGGCTGGGGCGACGACGGAAATTCGCGTGGTGGCTCGGACGGTGGCTCTCGCGGTGGCTGGGGCGACAGCGGAAGCTCGCGTGGTGGCTCGGACGGTGGCTCTCGCGGTGGTTGGGGCGACAGTGGCGGTTCCCGTGGTGGGTGGGGTGGCAACAGCGGCTCTCATGGCGGTGGATCGAGCGGATCCGGCGGCGGGTCGAACTCGGGATTCCCCTGGCCGTTTGGCGGGCATTAA
- the dcd gene encoding dCTP deaminase: MLLSDRDIRAELEAGRLGIEPLDPALIQPSSIDVRLDSLFRVFNNTRYTHIDPKQRQDELTSLVEPDKGEPFVLHPGEFVLGSTLEICSLPDDLAGRLEGKSSLGRLGLLTHSTAGFIDPGFSGHITLELSNVANLPITLWPGMKIGQLCLLRLTSPAEHPYGSAGVGSKYQGQRGPTPSRSYQNFIDP, translated from the coding sequence GTGCTGCTGTCCGATCGCGATATTCGCGCCGAGCTCGAGGCCGGGCGCCTCGGCATCGAGCCCCTTGATCCCGCCCTCATCCAACCGTCCAGCATCGATGTTCGGCTCGACAGCCTGTTCCGGGTGTTCAACAACACCCGCTACACACATATCGACCCCAAGCAACGCCAGGACGAGCTGACCAGTCTGGTTGAGCCGGACAAGGGTGAGCCGTTTGTGCTGCATCCCGGTGAATTCGTGCTCGGGTCCACGCTGGAGATCTGCTCGCTGCCCGACGACCTCGCCGGACGGCTGGAAGGAAAGTCCTCGTTGGGGCGCTTGGGGCTGTTGACCCACTCCACCGCCGGATTCATCGATCCCGGTTTCTCCGGACACATCACCCTGGAGCTTTCGAACGTCGCGAACCTGCCCATCACGCTGTGGCCGGGCATGAAGATCGGGCAGCTGTGCCTGCTGCGCCTGACGTCTCCGGCCGAGCACCCGTACGGAAGTGCCGGGGTAGGGTCGAAGTACCAGGGGCAGCGCGGTCCGACCCCGTCGCGCTCCTACCAGAACTTCATCGACCCCTAA
- a CDS encoding L,D-transpeptidase family protein, whose product MSPIRLLPLSVVLLAGACGTGPGVHPVAVVPAAAAQATPPPWFAESVGTATQVVSVQGTGGTKAIIGTWQRTGDTWEPLEQNLPSDVGSAGFADTASDDNPATPTGVFSLDYAFGTEPSVAHDLNYLQVDADDWWDGDPASPGYNTHQRCAQSACAFDTSLSEELDGYSRAIVMGVNASHTPGAGSAFFVHASDGGPSAGCVTLDDAALVRLIGWLRPGAVIAIKG is encoded by the coding sequence GTGTCCCCGATCCGTCTGCTGCCGCTGAGTGTTGTGCTTCTGGCGGGTGCGTGCGGCACCGGTCCCGGGGTGCACCCGGTCGCGGTGGTTCCCGCCGCCGCAGCGCAGGCCACGCCACCACCGTGGTTTGCCGAATCTGTCGGTACCGCAACGCAAGTGGTGTCGGTCCAGGGAACCGGCGGCACCAAGGCCATCATCGGTACCTGGCAGCGGACGGGTGATACCTGGGAACCTCTCGAACAGAACCTTCCCTCCGACGTCGGCTCGGCCGGGTTCGCGGACACCGCCAGCGACGACAATCCGGCGACCCCCACCGGCGTCTTCAGCCTGGACTACGCCTTTGGCACTGAACCGTCGGTGGCGCACGACCTGAACTATCTGCAGGTGGACGCCGACGACTGGTGGGACGGCGATCCCGCCAGCCCGGGTTACAACACGCACCAGCGTTGCGCTCAATCCGCGTGTGCCTTTGACACGTCGCTCAGCGAAGAGCTCGATGGCTACTCGCGCGCGATCGTCATGGGCGTCAATGCATCGCACACACCCGGCGCCGGGTCGGCGTTCTTCGTGCATGCCTCCGACGGCGGCCCCTCGGCCGGATGCGTGACGCTGGACGATGCCGCGCTCGTGCGACTCATCGGCTGGCTGCGGCCCGGGGCTGTCATCGCCATCAAGGGGTAG
- a CDS encoding L,D-transpeptidase family protein: protein MLLCAAVLALATSTSAAAEPFVPWFAQSVGNATQVVAVNGAGGSKAKIDVFQRSGNEWKAVSTGIPAHVGSAGFIDKAREGASATPNGVYSLDWAFGTAPPPPSGLRYVQVGPNDWWDGDSNSPTYNTHQQCAKAECPFNTSQSENLPIPQYKHAIVMGVNKDRVPGGGSAFFVHSTDGGPTAGCVSLDDGMLVQLIGWLRPGAVIAVKG from the coding sequence ATGCTGCTGTGTGCGGCCGTACTCGCCCTGGCTACCTCAACATCTGCTGCGGCGGAACCCTTCGTGCCCTGGTTCGCCCAGTCCGTCGGCAACGCGACGCAGGTGGTCGCGGTCAACGGCGCCGGCGGCTCCAAGGCCAAGATCGACGTGTTCCAGCGCAGCGGCAACGAATGGAAGGCTGTGTCCACGGGAATCCCAGCGCATGTGGGCTCGGCCGGATTCATCGACAAGGCACGCGAAGGGGCGTCGGCCACCCCCAATGGCGTCTACTCGCTGGACTGGGCCTTTGGTACTGCGCCGCCGCCCCCGAGCGGGCTGCGGTACGTCCAGGTCGGACCGAACGACTGGTGGGACGGGGATAGCAACAGCCCGACCTACAACACGCATCAGCAGTGCGCCAAGGCCGAGTGCCCGTTCAACACCTCGCAGAGCGAGAACCTCCCGATCCCGCAGTACAAGCACGCCATCGTCATGGGTGTGAACAAGGACAGAGTCCCCGGCGGCGGTTCGGCCTTCTTCGTGCACTCCACCGACGGCGGACCGACCGCGGGCTGCGTATCCCTGGACGACGGGATGCTCGTGCAGTTGATCGGCTGGCTGCGGCCGGGTGCGGTCATTGCCGTTAAAGGTTAG
- a CDS encoding alpha/beta fold hydrolase produces MDAELEEWKAAGHYFDYLGFDIFYRIEGSGPPLLLIHGYPFNSWDWALIWPELAQRFTVIAPDMIGMGFSDKPVQYGYSVLDHADMHEALLSYLGIERVHLLTHDLGNSVGQELLARFEFEEQSRGRVPIDSVTWLNGGLFIEAYRPRIAQTLMSRTPLGDLVSRFQGTPLSRRILDAAVSEMFGPDTKPSARLLSLFQQVLEYNDGARVTHQVGRFINDRYDNRSRWVRAMRETAVPMRMIDGPIDPNSGLHMAERYLEVIHDPDVVLLDDNIGHWPQIEAPEAVLTHFLAHIDRVTT; encoded by the coding sequence ATGGACGCAGAGCTCGAAGAATGGAAAGCCGCCGGGCATTACTTCGATTACCTGGGTTTCGACATCTTCTACCGCATCGAGGGCAGCGGGCCTCCCCTGCTGCTCATTCACGGGTATCCCTTCAATTCCTGGGATTGGGCGCTGATCTGGCCCGAGTTGGCGCAGCGGTTCACCGTCATCGCACCGGACATGATCGGCATGGGATTTTCCGACAAACCCGTTCAGTACGGGTACTCGGTTCTCGATCACGCCGATATGCACGAGGCACTGCTGTCCTATCTGGGGATAGAGCGGGTGCACCTGCTCACCCATGATCTGGGCAACTCCGTCGGCCAGGAGTTGTTGGCGCGCTTCGAATTCGAGGAACAATCGCGCGGCCGGGTACCCATTGACTCGGTCACCTGGCTCAATGGGGGGCTCTTCATCGAGGCCTACCGTCCCCGCATCGCGCAGACCTTGATGTCGCGAACACCGTTGGGCGACTTGGTCAGCCGATTCCAGGGCACACCGCTGTCGCGCCGGATCCTGGATGCCGCCGTCAGTGAGATGTTCGGCCCCGACACCAAACCGTCGGCGCGGCTGCTGTCTTTGTTCCAGCAGGTGTTGGAGTACAACGACGGCGCGCGCGTCACCCATCAGGTGGGCCGATTCATCAACGACCGGTACGACAACCGGAGCCGATGGGTGCGGGCCATGCGCGAAACCGCCGTGCCGATGCGGATGATCGACGGACCGATCGACCCGAACTCCGGATTGCACATGGCCGAGCGCTATCTCGAGGTCATCCACGACCCCGACGTGGTGCTACTCGACGACAACATCGGCCATTGGCCGCAGATCGAGGCGCCCGAAGCGGTGCTCACGCACTTCCTCGCGCACATCGATCGGGTGACTACTTAG
- a CDS encoding MmpS family transport accessory protein, whose protein sequence is MTVRRLLAASAVASACALSFPAAAHADDKTVTYEVISSTATTANVQYWDGTEMQPADGVTLPWKVDATVGDLSRGAKIPNHAELKADWRSTATPDAAVTVRIYLNDKVVCQSTTGTGEADCNYATFSSFLDMAPPAPPK, encoded by the coding sequence ATGACTGTCCGTCGACTACTTGCCGCGTCAGCCGTGGCCTCAGCCTGCGCGCTTAGCTTCCCCGCGGCGGCACACGCGGATGACAAGACGGTGACCTACGAGGTCATCTCGTCCACCGCCACCACGGCCAACGTCCAGTACTGGGACGGCACCGAGATGCAGCCCGCCGACGGCGTGACCCTGCCCTGGAAGGTCGATGCGACCGTCGGCGATCTGTCCCGTGGCGCCAAGATTCCCAACCACGCGGAGCTCAAGGCCGACTGGCGTTCCACCGCGACCCCGGACGCGGCCGTGACGGTGCGCATCTACCTGAACGACAAGGTGGTCTGCCAGAGCACGACCGGCACCGGAGAGGCCGACTGTAACTACGCGACCTTCTCGTCGTTCCTGGATATGGCCCCGCCGGCGCCGCCTAAGTAG
- a CDS encoding DoxX family protein — protein MIESTSARLLEQTPIGPDYGVMSIVGDADLEDTVGENDKGPAWGQATLVAFRFGTCYFGAFGLVVAVGLIPVILKGIGIDGPWSVIRGLFHAARAPIAWIGEHLLGLSVQSTQVGSDSAFQWTALFCIAFLAAVATAMWTVLDRGRQRYDRLQAWVWTVLRLVLATAMFYFGMAKVIPTQMPFVLNRLVEPYGNFSPAGVLWAQVGISQPYQILLGLAEVFGGLLLLLPRTTAAGALVCVVDLTQVFLLNMTYDIRLKTVSSQLLLLSLFLLAPYARRLLTAFFTDRAVPAATMPQLFARPRANRIALATQLAVGLALLAAFGGQGWQQFTRPTPNLYGIWQVETFSSEGYPRDPLITDKIRWRRVIFDRPFHVSAPVMVTVQRMDDSFEVFGGTIDPRKHFIDLTHQIELGTYKETPVRIRLTYWWPGQPNQMIVDGDDYAGHTVHLRVTRMDPASFPLVERGFNWVQEAPYNR, from the coding sequence GTGATCGAGAGCACTTCTGCCCGATTACTTGAGCAAACCCCGATAGGTCCGGACTATGGGGTGATGAGCATCGTGGGGGATGCCGACCTGGAAGACACGGTCGGCGAGAACGACAAAGGGCCGGCGTGGGGGCAGGCGACACTGGTCGCTTTTCGATTCGGGACCTGCTATTTCGGCGCATTCGGGCTGGTCGTGGCCGTCGGTCTCATCCCGGTCATCCTCAAGGGCATCGGCATCGACGGCCCGTGGTCGGTGATTCGCGGATTGTTCCACGCGGCCCGAGCCCCTATCGCATGGATCGGCGAACATCTCCTGGGTCTGAGCGTGCAGAGCACCCAGGTGGGTAGCGATAGCGCGTTCCAATGGACGGCGCTGTTCTGCATCGCCTTCTTGGCTGCTGTCGCGACAGCGATGTGGACCGTGCTCGATCGGGGACGCCAACGCTACGACCGCCTGCAGGCCTGGGTGTGGACCGTCCTGCGGCTCGTATTGGCCACCGCGATGTTCTATTTCGGGATGGCGAAGGTGATCCCGACGCAGATGCCCTTCGTGCTCAACCGGCTCGTGGAGCCGTACGGAAACTTCAGTCCGGCCGGTGTGCTGTGGGCACAGGTGGGCATTTCGCAGCCGTACCAAATCTTGCTCGGCCTGGCCGAGGTGTTCGGCGGCCTGCTCCTGCTGCTGCCCCGCACCACCGCGGCGGGGGCCCTGGTGTGCGTGGTCGACCTCACGCAGGTCTTCCTGCTCAACATGACCTACGATATCCGCCTCAAGACGGTGTCCTCCCAGCTGCTGCTGTTGAGCCTGTTCCTGCTGGCGCCCTATGCGCGACGGCTGTTGACGGCGTTCTTCACCGATCGTGCGGTTCCCGCGGCCACGATGCCGCAGTTGTTCGCCCGCCCCCGAGCCAACCGGATCGCGCTGGCGACCCAGCTGGCGGTGGGCCTTGCGCTGCTGGCGGCTTTCGGTGGACAGGGGTGGCAGCAGTTCACCAGACCCACCCCCAACCTGTACGGCATCTGGCAGGTGGAGACGTTCTCTTCCGAGGGATATCCGCGCGATCCCCTGATTACGGACAAAATCCGTTGGCGCAGAGTGATATTCGACAGACCATTCCACGTGTCTGCGCCAGTAATGGTAACGGTGCAGCGCATGGACGATTCGTTCGAGGTCTTCGGCGGCACCATCGATCCGCGCAAGCACTTCATCGACCTCACCCATCAGATCGAGCTGGGCACGTACAAGGAGACCCCGGTGCGGATCCGGCTCACCTATTGGTGGCCCGGACAGCCGAATCAGATGATCGTCGACGGTGACGATTACGCCGGCCACACGGTCCATCTGCGCGTCACCAGGATGGACCCCGCCTCGTTCCCGCTTGTCGAGCGCGGTTTCAACTGGGTGCAGGAAGCGCCCTACAACCGCTGA
- a CDS encoding formylglycine-generating enzyme family protein, with the protein MALTELVELPGGPFSMGCNNFYPEERPVRAARVDAFAIERHPVTNAQFAEFVTQTGYVTVAERAPDPALYPGASPEDLVPGAMVFRATSGPVNLHDWQQWWDWVPGACWQRPTGPDSDIDSAADHPVVQVAYTDAAAYARWAGRRLPTETEWEYAVRGGGDTTYAWGDEVSPAGQLMANTWQGRFPYRNDGALGWCGTSPVGTFPPNEFGLLDMIGNVWEWTSTRFEPGAHTPTSCCSPSDNPDTSVIQALKGGSHLCAPEYCHRYRPAARSPQSQDSATTHIGFRCVESRA; encoded by the coding sequence ATGGCACTGACCGAGCTAGTGGAGCTACCGGGTGGGCCATTTTCCATGGGCTGCAACAATTTCTACCCCGAGGAACGGCCCGTACGCGCCGCGAGGGTCGATGCCTTCGCCATCGAACGGCACCCTGTCACCAACGCTCAGTTCGCGGAGTTTGTCACCCAGACCGGGTATGTGACCGTCGCCGAACGTGCCCCCGATCCGGCCCTCTACCCGGGCGCCTCGCCCGAGGATCTGGTCCCCGGGGCCATGGTGTTCCGGGCAACCAGCGGCCCGGTGAACTTGCATGACTGGCAGCAATGGTGGGACTGGGTTCCAGGTGCCTGCTGGCAACGGCCCACCGGACCGGACAGCGATATCGATAGCGCCGCAGATCATCCCGTCGTCCAGGTGGCGTACACCGATGCGGCGGCCTATGCCCGCTGGGCGGGCAGGCGGCTGCCCACCGAGACCGAGTGGGAGTACGCGGTGCGCGGTGGCGGCGATACGACCTACGCCTGGGGCGACGAGGTGTCCCCCGCAGGACAACTGATGGCCAACACCTGGCAAGGCAGGTTCCCGTATCGCAACGACGGTGCGCTGGGCTGGTGCGGTACGTCTCCCGTCGGCACGTTCCCGCCGAACGAGTTCGGCCTTCTCGACATGATCGGCAATGTCTGGGAATGGACCTCGACGCGATTCGAACCCGGCGCGCACACCCCCACGTCATGCTGCAGCCCTTCCGATAACCCCGACACGTCGGTGATCCAGGCACTCAAGGGCGGCTCACATTTGTGTGCACCCGAGTACTGCCACCGCTATCGTCCTGCGGCGCGCTCGCCACAGTCACAGGACAGTGCGACGACCCATATTGGATTCCGCTGCGTGGAGAGCCGGGCATAA
- a CDS encoding transglutaminase-like domain-containing protein, translating into MKRDVGAQLDVDILAPSTLEFQIAVSPLPGAQVTESLSLELNGQQVQAQEVAGEHGNRIHRLYVGQGNLKVSYTATILGQADEVPVEAADLSTYLRPSRYAEADKFYGFAATEFGDHTDPTVLLEKVSSWVGSRLTYSPGSSDPIDGAVDTLLAAAGVCRDYAHLVVALLRAVKVPARLVAVYAPGCDPMDFHAVAEAVVDNRWQVVDATCLAPRQTMVRITTGRDAADTAFLDNHGGQIVLNQSFVTAVVDGDLPEDHVDQLVSLR; encoded by the coding sequence ATGAAACGTGATGTTGGAGCCCAACTCGACGTCGACATCTTGGCGCCATCAACATTGGAGTTCCAGATCGCTGTGTCGCCGCTACCCGGCGCCCAGGTGACGGAAAGCTTGTCACTGGAGCTGAACGGACAGCAGGTGCAGGCCCAGGAGGTAGCGGGCGAGCACGGCAACCGTATTCACCGGCTCTACGTCGGGCAGGGAAACCTCAAAGTCTCTTACACGGCAACCATTCTCGGACAAGCCGACGAAGTGCCCGTCGAGGCCGCGGACCTGTCGACGTACTTGCGCCCGAGCCGCTACGCCGAGGCCGACAAGTTCTACGGTTTCGCGGCAACCGAATTCGGTGATCACACCGACCCCACGGTGCTGTTGGAGAAGGTCTCATCCTGGGTCGGCTCCCGTTTGACGTATTCACCGGGATCGAGCGATCCCATCGATGGCGCCGTCGACACCCTCCTGGCGGCGGCAGGGGTCTGCCGCGACTACGCACACCTCGTGGTGGCGCTGCTTCGAGCCGTCAAGGTACCGGCCCGGCTTGTCGCCGTATATGCGCCGGGTTGCGACCCCATGGACTTTCACGCTGTTGCCGAGGCAGTCGTCGACAACCGTTGGCAGGTGGTGGACGCGACCTGTCTGGCGCCGCGACAAACGATGGTTCGCATCACCACCGGTCGCGACGCCGCAGACACGGCGTTCCTCGACAACCACGGTGGGCAGATCGTATTGAACCAATCGTTCGTCACCGCCGTGGTCGACGGTGACCTACCCGAGGATCACGTCGATCAGCTGGTCTCCCTGCGATGA
- a CDS encoding CsbD family protein — MGIADDAKNTAEDLKGRAKEAVGAATGDEDLKAEGQVDQGIASVKQKLTDAADKLKEGVDAVKDKLTGNS; from the coding sequence ATGGGAATTGCTGACGACGCAAAGAACACGGCCGAGGATCTCAAGGGCCGCGCCAAGGAAGCCGTTGGGGCTGCCACTGGCGATGAGGATCTGAAGGCCGAAGGCCAGGTCGATCAGGGCATCGCATCGGTCAAGCAGAAGCTGACCGATGCCGCGGACAAGCTCAAGGAAGGCGTGGACGCGGTCAAGGACAAATTGACCGGGAACTCCTAG